GTCCAATCCAGACGGACTCTATCACCCTTTCGATCGGCCAGTTTCGATGGTGATCACCATCGCGGCCCCACAACTGCAGGTCAAGGTACGGATACGGCCCGTACAACGACGGTCGCACGCGCAACTCTTCCACATTCCCCTCCCCACACATTGTGTGATGGACATCGACGAGGCGCCACTCCCGCTCATCAGACCACCCACTCTCCTTCAAGGTAGCCGCCTGCACGAACATTCCGCCCGGACTCCACTCTGGTTCGCGGAGGGGTGCACTTGTGCCACTGTCCTCGTGGCTAGCCACGCGCTTCTTTAGTTGGCGAATCTCGGCTAGAAACTCGTCCGGATTATAACGAACACGCTTAAGAATGGGATGCCGCGGAGGTTTGGAGCCAACAACGACTGCAGCCTCCAGGGCCGACCTACGGAAGCCAATCGCATAACCGCCACCAACGCTCGACGCATAACCACGCCACAGCGGCAATGAGTCTTCACGTTCAGTGAAGCACGCTACGAATATTCGGTCAAAGTCGTCGTTCTCATTCACCTTACCAAGCAATCCTTCACCGTACAGATCCTCACTTAAAACTCGCCGCACCCCCTCCAGGCCAACCTCAACTTCATTTCGGTCATTGAGGCGCCCCACGTACGAGGCACGGACGACACCACTGGTCAAGATCCCAATCAAGCCTTCAAGCGTTGTGTAGTGATACAGCACTTGGGCCCCACCTTCAGACTCCCGCAATTGATGGTCCATGAGCCGAGTGTGCCAGGCGACTCGACAGGCGTCTGGCAGATGAGGTCCTACGGGGCGCCAATGAGATGGCCGCGGTCAGTTCCACGCTGTCCGCGACTACACGAAAGACGTCACGCGGGCCGACTATCTGCTGACCCCGAAGCAATGTCATACGCCAGCGAGGGCGCCACCTTCTTGCAACTCACCAATTCTCTGCCGGCGTCCGGCGTCACCTCGGGAACGCGGAACGGCGTGCAAGGCACCGCTGGCAGCGCCGAGCAGTGCGCCAACCGCATCCCCGACTTGCCCGGCCCGCACGCCTCAGCGCGCCGCCACCTGCCGCAGGAAGTCCTCGACGATCCCGCCCGCGGCGATCGAGCCGTGGCCACCGCCCTGGACGAGGGCGGCGACGGCGAGGTCGCCCTGGGTGGCGATCATCCACGAGTCCACCCGGTAGGAGTCCCCCGCCCCCACCTCGGCCGAGCCGGTCTTCGCGTGGACCGGCTCCCCGGGCACGTCGACGAGCAGAATCCCGGTGCCCTCCTCGACCACCGCGCGCATGTAGCGCGACAGCACCTCGGCCTCCTCCGCGGTGAGCGGCACGGCCGGGGCCGTGGCGGCAGCGCCGTCGGCGACCTCCTCCGGCCCGAGGACCAGGCGGGGCGTCACCGCCGCGCCGGCCCGCACCGAGGCCGCGACCGTGGCCATGGTGAGCGGGGA
Above is a genomic segment from Georgenia wutianyii containing:
- a CDS encoding DUF2971 domain-containing protein, with the translated sequence MDHQLRESEGGAQVLYHYTTLEGLIGILTSGVVRASYVGRLNDRNEVEVGLEGVRRVLSEDLYGEGLLGKVNENDDFDRIFVACFTEREDSLPLWRGYASSVGGGYAIGFRRSALEAAVVVGSKPPRHPILKRVRYNPDEFLAEIRQLKKRVASHEDSGTSAPLREPEWSPGGMFVQAATLKESGWSDEREWRLVDVHHTMCGEGNVEELRVRPSLYGPYPYLDLQLWGRDGDHHRNWPIERVIESVWIGPEPNQIERGQGVEFLLRKADVDPDKADATYRRPGSVATSGSLVRYSRWATR